GCGCGCGCAGTGGAAACTTATGGAAAACCTGGGTCTGGGCAAGGTCCTGCTCGTTGAGGACGATGAGAAGCTGGCAGGGCTGATCGCGCATTTCCTGGCACAGCATGGCTTTGAAGTGCGCGTGGTTCACCGGGGCGATGAGGCCGTGGCGGCGTTCCTGGCCTTCAAGCCGAAGATCGTCGTGCTCGACCTGATGCTGCCGGGCCAGAGCGGCCTGCATGTGTGTCGCGAGATCCGCAATGTGTCTGACACACCCATCGTGATCCTCACCGCCAAGGAGGATGACCTGGACCATATCCTCGGCCTGGAATCCGGCGCCGATGACTACGTGATCAAACCGATCAAGCCGCCGGTACTGCTGGCACGTCTTCGAGCCTTGCAGCGCCGCCATCTGCCGGAGCCGACGGTGCGCGGCTCGCTGGCGTTCGGCCAACTGGCGATTGACCGTAGTTGCCGGGGCGTGAGCCTGGGTGATGAGAAGATCGACCTGACCACCATGGAGTTCGAGCTGCTGTGGTTGCTGGCCAGCAGTGCGGGGAAGATCCTCTCGCGCGACGATATCCTCAACCGCATGCGCGGGATTGCCTTCGATGGGCTCAACCGCAGTGTCGATGTGTATATCAGCAAGCTGCGCAGCAAACTCAACGACAACCCCCGAGAGCCGGTGTGCATCAAGACCATCTGGGGCAAGGGCTACTTGTTCAATCCGTTTGCCTGGGAGGTCTAGCCCGATGCTGCGCCTGTTTCTGCGCCTGTACATCATCCTGGCCCTGGGGTTGGCGGGGGCGATCTGGCTGGTGAACTACACCTTTGACGAATTGCTGCCCGAAGCCAACGAAACCTACAACCGTGAAGCCATGCGCGGCCCGGCCTACGGCCTGGTGGAGCAGTTGCGTCCATTGCCGCCCGGGCCGGCCCGCGAGGCGCGGCTGGCCGAGCTGCAAAAGCACTATGGCTTGCGCCTGGGGTTTATTGACCGCGACGCAGCCGGTCTTGACCCCCGCGAGCAACAGTTGCTGGCTGATGGCAAGTTGGTGGTGCGCGGCGACTTCATGGAGTTCATCACTGAAATCGACGGCGGCGCGCAACTGCTTGAGATCAAGCTACCGGTGGAACCACGCTGGCTGTACCTGTGGGCCTATAGCCTGTTGGGCCTGTGCCTGGCCATCGTCCTGTATTTCTGGGTGCGCCCGCACTGGCGTGACCTTGAGCACATCCGCCTGGCGGCCCAGCGTTTTGGTGACAATGACTTGGGCTCGCGCATCCTGTTGCCGCGTCGCTCCACCGTGCGTGAGTTGGCCGGGCACTTCAACCAGATGGCCGAACGCATCGAGCACTTGATCGCCAACCAGCGTGAGCTGACCAACGCGGTGTCCCATGAATTGCGCACACCGATTGCGCGCTTGTCGTTTGAACTCGATCAACTCAAGCAGGAAGCGGACCCGCGCCAGAGCCGCGCGCTGATTGGCGACATGTACGCCGACCTTGGCGAGCTGGAAGACATGGTTTCCGAGCTGTTGACCTACGCCAGCCTTGAGCGTGGTGCCACACAGGTCACTCGCGAGAACATCGAGGCCCAAAGCTGGCTCGACAGTGTGATCGGCAGCGTCGCCCTGGAAGCGGAAGCGGAAGGCGTGCAGTTGTCACTGCGCACCTGTGAAGTGGAGTTCATCCAGATTGAGCCACGGTTTATGGCGCGCGCTGTGATCAACCTGCTGCGCAATGCCATTCGTTACGCTGAGCATCGGGTGGAGGTGTCGCTGGTCAAATTCGGCAGTGGCTATGAGGTACGCGTCTGCGATGACGGCCCCGGCGTACCTGAGGATGGCCGGGAGAAAATCTTCCAGCCGTTTATGCGCCTGGACGCCAGCCGCGACCGCCGCACCGGCGGCTTTGGCCTGGGCCTGGCGCTGGTCCAGCGGGTCAGCCAGTGGCATGGCGGGCAGGTGCAGGTGCTGGACTCGCAGTGGGGCGGGGCGTCGTTCCGCATGACTTGGGCCTACACCGAACTGTAGATTTGTACCTGTAGTGGCGAGCGGGCTGTTGTGGCAAGTGAGCTGTTGTGGAGAGAGGGCTGTTGTGGCGAGCGGGCTTGCCCTCGCGCTGGGCTGCGGAGCAGCCCCAAACCCGGCCACCGCGGTATGTCTGAAGAGACGCGCGGACTTATTGGGGCTGCTCCGCAGCCCAGCGCGGGCAAGCCCGCTCGCCACAACAGCGCACTCCCCACAGCCACCCACTTGTCAAAACATCCCGCTCACCACAGGCAAATCGTCAGAAGGTGTAGTTCAGCACACCCATCACCGAAGTCTGCATCCTGCGCTCCACAATCGGGCTTTTGCCCGCGTCACCCGACAAGTACTGCACATCCAGCAAAGTCGAGAATGTGGTGTGCTCGCCCAGGGGCACGCTCCAATCGAGGTTCAGCCCCCGGCTGACCATTCCACCCTTGGCGTCATACGCGCGAAAGCGGCTGCGCTGGGCTTGGCCGCTGGTCACGCCATACCAGGTCTGTACATAGTTGCTATCGCCAAAGCGGCTGTTGAGGCTGGCGTCCACGGTGCCGTAGTCGCCGTCATACAGGTTGGTGCCGATGCTCAATTCCAATGAGGTGAAGGCCTTGCCGCTGTCTTTTTTATCGTCTTGCTCCAAGGCATGTTCCAGGGTCGCGCTCAGGATCGCGCTGCCTAGGGTATAGCTGGCACTCACCCCAAACTGTGGCCGCGACTTGATGTCGCCCATGCCCTTGAGCCGGTCGGAACCCAGGTGGGTGCTTTTCTTCTGGTCCTTGCGCGCGGTGCTGGCGCCGACATAGGCGCTGAAACTGAGCTGGTCATCCTCATAACCCCAGCCCAGCCCCTTGTTGGTATCGAGAAAAATCCCCCATGGGCTGACGACGTTTGCGCCCAGCAATGGCGCGGTCATCCGTTCATTGCTGCCGCTGTAGCGCGGCAGGTTGGCCGCCCCGGCTTGCAGGCTGTATTGCCAGTCGGTGGCGACTGACAGTTGGGTGCAGGTGAGCAGGCACACAGAGGTGGCAGCGAGGTAGATCGTTCTTGAACGCATAATGGCCTTCGTCGTTCCATGGGAGGCTCGAATCCTAGGGAAGGCGTGGGCAGGGGTCTTTGACAGCTTTGTCGAAAAACTGTCAAAGACTGTTAAACCCCTG
The Pseudomonas hygromyciniae genome window above contains:
- a CDS encoding winged helix-turn-helix domain-containing protein — translated: MENLGLGKVLLVEDDEKLAGLIAHFLAQHGFEVRVVHRGDEAVAAFLAFKPKIVVLDLMLPGQSGLHVCREIRNVSDTPIVILTAKEDDLDHILGLESGADDYVIKPIKPPVLLARLRALQRRHLPEPTVRGSLAFGQLAIDRSCRGVSLGDEKIDLTTMEFELLWLLASSAGKILSRDDILNRMRGIAFDGLNRSVDVYISKLRSKLNDNPREPVCIKTIWGKGYLFNPFAWEV
- a CDS encoding ATP-binding protein; translated protein: MLRLFLRLYIILALGLAGAIWLVNYTFDELLPEANETYNREAMRGPAYGLVEQLRPLPPGPAREARLAELQKHYGLRLGFIDRDAAGLDPREQQLLADGKLVVRGDFMEFITEIDGGAQLLEIKLPVEPRWLYLWAYSLLGLCLAIVLYFWVRPHWRDLEHIRLAAQRFGDNDLGSRILLPRRSTVRELAGHFNQMAERIEHLIANQRELTNAVSHELRTPIARLSFELDQLKQEADPRQSRALIGDMYADLGELEDMVSELLTYASLERGATQVTRENIEAQSWLDSVIGSVALEAEAEGVQLSLRTCEVEFIQIEPRFMARAVINLLRNAIRYAEHRVEVSLVKFGSGYEVRVCDDGPGVPEDGREKIFQPFMRLDASRDRRTGGFGLGLALVQRVSQWHGGQVQVLDSQWGGASFRMTWAYTEL
- a CDS encoding MipA/OmpV family protein, giving the protein MRSRTIYLAATSVCLLTCTQLSVATDWQYSLQAGAANLPRYSGSNERMTAPLLGANVVSPWGIFLDTNKGLGWGYEDDQLSFSAYVGASTARKDQKKSTHLGSDRLKGMGDIKSRPQFGVSASYTLGSAILSATLEHALEQDDKKDSGKAFTSLELSIGTNLYDGDYGTVDASLNSRFGDSNYVQTWYGVTSGQAQRSRFRAYDAKGGMVSRGLNLDWSVPLGEHTTFSTLLDVQYLSGDAGKSPIVERRMQTSVMGVLNYTF